The Triticum aestivum cultivar Chinese Spring chromosome 3A, IWGSC CS RefSeq v2.1, whole genome shotgun sequence genome includes a region encoding these proteins:
- the LOC123059266 gene encoding uncharacterized protein produces MPQQGSNQVTASQSSMERDQPRRDDEGNKHPPSTSMEYQLKAYLLLLATLVATVTYAAGLNLPGGAWPDTQDGHLAGDPILPDAHYRRYLAFYYCNATAFASSLVACLLLLVLDEENTNWAIVLRAVMVLDLFGLMGAYAAGSCRDKFTTIFASLLVTSVFAYIMLVFLSSVFAYAFRGSVCTHVMKWGTVFADAFQKVFPKSTQGSKNPEEQGEDEHEVLMLLATFVVTITYVAGLGPPCGFWSDSRDGHRVSDPIMQDHNTSRYQSFFVWNTTSFVASLLIIVLLMDKNLSRTISVKFVALYGFIAVALIGLVGAYAAGSCREADATIYVVSLAGAVLASIFLQVAITSAMNKEGSWGEKLLTPIRRCTSQWLKNVREWFTPTTPSPNRDTQHADKVLERNRSLVMLLATLVVSITYTAGLDPPGGLWPDDRDGHKGGDPVLLTTHPTRYKVFFYSNSAAFVTSLVVIIMVQSRFLLKRHTLHAAMILDLFGLITAYAAGSGRDLSTSIYAIALAGVVLVYVVIHIVFFTLEDQQVDSPQDLEKLDKRREMLLLLAILAATLTYQAGLTPPGGFWSADDSFGHHAGFPILFDNYPRRYNAFFYCNAASFMASVTLIVLLVNPTLYKPGIKCYALYMCMVVGMFGLMGAYAAGSSRHVRTSIYVFTLVAAVFAFVIIQVVIFWIQSYCKKEQPSTSSGPVNKDSRERSEEKDLREYLMLLGVLAASVTYQTGLKPPGGLWQDNNNGHTAGNSILHDIDRGRFRAFFYSNSTSFMASVVVIILLLPLNTHKLPLWPMHTAILLDMMGLLCAYAAGSTREWGTSSHVIALVVPVLAYIAAYAAWSLFRNKGRCVATKMPHDQLSQQYVATEMPHVT; encoded by the exons ATGCCACAGCAAGGCAGCAACCAAGTAACAGCATCCCAAAGTTCAATGGAGCGAGATCAGCCGCGCCGGGATGATGAGGGCAACAAGCACCCTCCTTCAACTTCAATGGAGTACCAGCTGAAGGCGTACCTTCTGCTGCTGGCCACGCTGGTGGCGACGGTGACGTACGCGGCGGGGCTCAACCTGCCAGGGGGGGCCTGGCCGGACACGCAGGATGGGCACCTCGCAGGCGACCCCATCCTCCCGGACGCGCACTACCGCCGCTACCTGGCCTTCTACTACTGCAACGCCACCGCCTTCGCGTCGTCGCTCGTGGCCTGCCTACTCCTCCTCGTCCTTGACGAGGAGAACACAAATTGGGCGATTGTCCTGCGGGCGGTCATGGTGCTCGACCTGTTCGGCCTCATGGGGGCCTACGCCGCGGGAAGCTGCCGGGACAAGTTCACGACCATCTTTGCCTCACTGCTGGTCACTTCCGTCTTCGCCTACATTATGCTTGTCTTCCTAAGTTCCGTCTTCGCCTATGCCTTCCGTGGTAGTGTCTGCACCCATGTCATGAAGTGGGGAACCGTCTTCGCCGATGCCTTCCAGAAGGTTTTTCCCAAGAGTACACAAGGATCGAAGAATCCTGAGGAGCAAGGCGAAGATGAGCACGAGGTGTTGATGCTGCTCGCGACCTTCGTCGTCACCATCACATATGTGGCCGGACTGGGCCCACCTTGTGGGTTCTGGAGCGACAGCCGGGACGGCCACCGCGTGAGCGACCCGATCATGCAGGACCACAACACCAGCCGGTACCAGTCATTCTTCGTGTGGAATACCACCTCATTCGTCGCGTCCCTGCTCATCATCGTGCTGCTCATGGACAAGAATCTGAGCAGGACCATCTCTGTAAAGTTTGTCGCGCTCTATGGGTTCATCGCGGTGGCGCTCATCGGCCTAGTGGGGGCCTATGCTGCAGGAAGCTGCAGGGAAGCTGATGCTACCATCTACGTCGTTTCTCTGGCTGGTGCGGTTCTTGCAAGCATATTTCTACAGGTGGCTATTACTAGCGCCATGAACAAGGAGGGCAGTTGGGGTGAGAAACTACTCACACCCATACGTCGTTGTACTTCACAATGGCTGAAGAATGTAAGAGAGTGGTTTACTCCTACTACTCCTAGCCCTAACAG GGATACACAACATGCTGACAAAGTATTGGAAAGGAATCGCTCTCTTGTCATGCTGCTTGCTACTCTCGTGGTGAGCATCACTTACACAGCTGGACTGGATCCACCGGGCGGCCTCTGGCCAGATGACCGGGATGGGCACAAGGGCGGCGACCCGGTACTCCTCACAACCCATCCTACTCGGTACAAAGTGTTCTTCTATAGCAACTCAGCCGCCTTCGTGACATCCTTAGTGGTCATCATAATGGTTCAGAGTAGATTCCTGCTAAAGCGCCATACATTGCACGCAGCCATGATACTGGATTTGTTTGGCCTCATAACTGCATACGCCGCGGGGAGCGGTAGGGATTTAAGCACCTCCATCTATGCTATCGCCCTCGCGGGTGTTGTCCTTGTGTATGTGGTGATCCATATAGTGTTTTTCACATTAGAAGACCAGCAGGTGGACAGCCCCCAGGATCTCGAAAAGTTGGATAAGAGGCGTGagatgctgctgctgcttgccATCTTGGCTGCAACGCTCACTTACCAAGCTGGGCTCACCCCGCCAGGTGGCTTCTGGTCAGCAGACGACAGCTTTGGTCATCATGCCGGGTTTCCGATCCTCTTTGATAACTACCCTCGCCGATACAATGCATTCTTCTACTGCAATGCGGCAAGCTTCATGGCATCTGTGACTCTCATAGTTCTTCTGGTGAACCCCACCCTATACAAGCCGGGCATAAAGTGTTATGCACTGTATATGTGCATGGTGGTGGGCATGTTTGGTCTCATGGGTGCCTATGCCGCTGGAAGCTCCCGCCATGTGCGAACCTCCATCTATGTGTTCACTTTAGTTGCTGCGGTCTTTGCCTTCGTAATCATTCAGGTGGTCATTTTCTGGATACAAAGTTATTGCAAAAAAGAGCAGCCATCTACCTCATCTGGTCCAGTGAACAAGGACTCTCGTGAGCGTTCTGAAGAAAAGGACCTTCGCGAGTACTTGATGCTGCTAGGAGTCCTGGCTGCAAGTGTAACATACCAGACTGGCCTGAAACCACCAGGTGGCCTCTGGCAAGACAACAACAATGGGCATACCGCAGGCAACTCGATCCTCCATGACATCGACAGAGGCCGGTTCCGTGCTTTCTTCTACAGCAACTCCACTTCATTCATGGCTTCTGTCGTCGTCATCATCTTGCTGCTTCCACTGAACACCCACAAGTTGCCACTCTGGCCAATGCATACTGCCATCTTGCTAGACATGATGGGTCTCCTTTGCGCCTATGCGGCTGGTAGCACAAGGGAATGGGGGACGTCCAGCCATGTCATCGCTCTGGTCGTTCCTGTGCTCGCCTATATTGCAGCCTACGCAGCGTGGTCATTGTTCCGCAACAAGGGCCGATGTGTGGCAACGAAGATGCCTCATGACCAACTATCCCAACAATATGTCGCAACGGAGATGCCGCATGTGACATGA